In the genome of Cryptomeria japonica chromosome 8, Sugi_1.0, whole genome shotgun sequence, one region contains:
- the LOC131857943 gene encoding protein DMR6-LIKE OXYGENASE 1-like, giving the protein MASTAPVVEKLLSNGHNHLQVQDRYVVPPGARPDMSQLCHSYTFPVIDLRDLDGPNRIKIVNEIRRACRKDGFFQMMNHGVPETVMKSMMGIAKEFLKCLWKTGNSPTSVCDPFFFLNGEVAGKYAKEIRVLVLRLLAAISEALGQHPDYLNAIFGKHTQIQILNAIINYHPSCPNPDLTFGVVSHSDPGGITVLMQGDVSGLQVLKWEMGCSQTNTQCLCGQCGWSTVTSPHPRLSLWMNTKENK; this is encoded by the exons ATGGCATCCACAGCCCCTGTTGTGGAGAAACTCCTGTCTAATGGCCACAATCATCTTCAGGTTCAGGATAGGTACGTCGTCCCTCCGGGTGCACGTCCCGACATGTCCCAGCTCTGTCATTCTTATACGTTTCCAGTCATAGACCTCAGAGATTTGGATGGACCTAACAGAATAAAGATAGTGAATGAGATTAGGCGGGCATGCAGGAAGGATGGCTTCTTCCAG ATGATGAACCATGGAGTGCCAGAAACTGTGATGAAAAGTATGATGGGCATTGCCAAAGAGTTTTTGAAATGCCTGTGGAAGACAGG GAATTCACCAACAAGTGTGTGTGACCCATTTTTCTTTTTAAACGGAGAGGTTGCAGGGAAGTATGCCAAAGAGATAAGAGTACTGGTTCTAAGGCTTTTGGCTGCAATTTCTGAAGCTCTGGGACAACATCCTGATTATTTGAATGCAATCTTTGGAAAACACACCCAAATCCAGATCTTGAATGCAATCATTAATTACCATCCTTCATGCCCAAATCCAGATCTTACCTTTGGCGTTGTATCTCATTCAGATCCAGGTGGCATTACTGTTCTGATGCAAGGAGATGTGAGTGGCCTGCAAGTGCTAAAGTGGGAAATGGGTTGCAGTCAAACCAATACCCAATGCCTTTGTGGTCAATGTGGCTGGTCAACTGTTACATCCCCGCATCCACGGCTTTCACTATGGATGAACACGaaggaaaataaataa
- the LOC131046754 gene encoding protein DMR6-LIKE OXYGENASE 2: protein MSSTEIPVQVKSFRFSPYEVSSTAPIELEPHLDVVEKLMSNGFNHLHVKENYIFPPNERPQMAEICRSYRIPIIDLKDLDGPARKSVVNEIKRACEQDGFFQIVNHGVPESLMKSMMDVAKEFFEMPLEDRACLYSENTKKSVRLYASFNITRDKFLNWMDVLTQLCHPLEEYIHAWPQKPAAYREIAGKYAKEIRVLTLRLLAAISEAMEQDSDYLNTIFKKHRQAMNINYYPPCPNPDLTFGVAPHSDATGITVLMQGLVSGLQVLRDGKWVAVEPTPNAFVVNLGDQLQVLSNGRFQSIEHRAITNNTTARISIPTFCGPSLDAFISPAESMVDEEHPALYRGYRFEEYMDAFWSQGLKSKTILDRFKIETGQ from the exons ATGTCATCCACAGAAATTCCAGTCCAGGTGAAATCTTTCCGATTCAGCCCTTACGAGGTGTCATCCACAGCCCCTATTGAACTTGAACCCCATCTCGATGTTGTTGAGAAACTCATGTCCAATGGATTCAACCATCTTCATGTTAAGGAGAACTACATTTTTCCTCCCAATGAACGCCCCCAAATGGCTGAGATTTGTCGTTCTTATAGAATTCCAATAATAGACCTCAAAGATTTAGATGGTCCTGCTAGAAAATCAGTGGTGAATGAGATCAAGCGTGCATGTGAGCAGGATGGTTTCTTCCAG ATTGTGAACCATGGGGTGCCAGAGAGTCTGATGAAAAGCATGATGGATGTTGCCAAAGAGTTCTTTGAAATGCCCCTTGAAGACAGGGCATGCCTCTATTCAGAGAACACAAAGAAATCGGTGAGGCTTTATGCAAGCTTCAACATCACCAGAGACAAATTCCTTAACTGGATGGATGTTCTAACACAGCTATGTCATCCTCTAGAGGAATACATCCATGCATGGCCTCAAAAACCTGCAGCCTACAG AGAGATTGCAGGGAAGTATGCTAAGGAAATAAGAGTCCTCACTTTAAGGCTCCTGGCTGCAATTTCTGAAGCTATGGAGCAGGATTCTGATTATTTGAATACAATCTTTAAGAAGCATAGACAGGCGATGAACATAAATTATTATCCTCCATGCCCAAATCCAGATCTCACATTTGGCGTAGCACCTCATTCAGATGCAACAGGCATCACTGTTCTAATGCAAGGACTTGTTAGCGGCCTGCAAGTGCTCAGAGATGGAAAATGGGTTGCAGTAGAGCCCACACCCAATGCCTTTGTGGTCAATTTGGGAGATCAGTTGCAg GTTTTGAGCAATGGGAGATTCCAGAGCATCGAGCATCGGGCTATAACAAACAATACCACTGCTCGTATCTCTATTCCTACCTTTTGTGGTCCTTCGTTGGATGCATTCATTTCTCCTGCAGAATCCATGGTGGATGAGGAGCATCCGGCTCTGTACAGGGGATACAGGTTTGAAGAATACATGGATGCATTCTGGAGCCAGGGATTGAAAAGCAAGACCATTTTGGATCGCTTCAAGATAGAAACTGGTCAATGA